Proteins found in one Limnothrix sp. FACHB-406 genomic segment:
- a CDS encoding pentapeptide repeat-containing protein — protein MKWELGGAIGRGMLLTVSIALGLTLSGCPTQPTAQRSPGNPKDCPRCDFAGKDLSNQDFAGANLNGANFQKANLTGVNLSQAKLDGANFQQANLTKADLSQAGMNQAKLTGANLSEARLTKTYLRGADLTQAKLTGADLSGADLLNASPSKLDLSGVKTLGTTLPDGSQGK, from the coding sequence TTGAAATGGGAACTTGGGGGCGCGATCGGGCGCGGAATGTTGCTCACGGTTTCGATCGCCCTGGGGTTGACCCTGAGCGGTTGCCCCACCCAGCCCACGGCCCAGCGATCGCCCGGAAACCCCAAGGACTGCCCGAGGTGTGATTTTGCGGGTAAGGATCTGAGCAATCAAGACTTTGCCGGGGCGAACCTGAATGGAGCCAACTTTCAAAAGGCCAATTTGACCGGGGTGAACCTGAGCCAGGCCAAGCTGGACGGGGCCAATTTTCAGCAAGCGAATTTAACCAAAGCCGACCTGAGCCAGGCGGGCATGAACCAAGCCAAGCTGACGGGGGCGAACCTCAGCGAAGCCCGGCTCACCAAAACCTATCTTCGGGGGGCTGACTTGACCCAAGCCAAGCTGACGGGAGCCGACTTGAGCGGCGCAGATTTGCTGAACGCCAGCCCCTCCAAGCTTGATCTCAGCGGGGTCAAAACCCTGGGCACAACCTTGCCGGATGGGAGCCAAGGAAAATGA
- a CDS encoding Fe(3+) ABC transporter substrate-binding protein, which translates to MTSKLTRRVFLAGGSALATVALSGLNRANAQGAGEVNLYSGRHYDSDRQLYEAFTQATGIKVNLVEGSADALIERIQSEGVNSPADVLITVDAGRLWLADKAGLFRPVSQSAAPNLYRAVPSNLRHPNGHWFALSKRARVIMYNKDLVNPADLSTYEALADSRWRGKILVRTSSHVYNQSLVGELVGALGEPTTETWVRGLVANFARPPEGNDTAQIKACAAGQGSIAIANTYYLPRLVNSKDAAEREIAAKVGVFFPNQQGRGTHVNISGGGVIKTAKNPEAAVKFLDFLATQKAQELFARSGYEYPVLSGVALDPTLSSFGQFKSSSASANEFGGNNDRALRLMDRAGWR; encoded by the coding sequence ATGACGAGTAAACTGACTCGGCGGGTGTTCTTGGCAGGGGGATCAGCCCTAGCCACCGTGGCCCTGAGCGGACTGAACCGGGCCAACGCCCAAGGTGCAGGGGAAGTGAACCTGTACTCCGGTCGCCACTACGACAGCGATCGCCAACTGTATGAAGCCTTTACCCAAGCCACCGGCATCAAAGTCAACCTGGTGGAAGGCAGCGCCGATGCCCTAATCGAGCGCATCCAATCGGAAGGGGTCAACAGTCCCGCCGATGTTCTGATTACTGTGGATGCCGGTCGCCTTTGGTTAGCCGACAAGGCCGGTCTGTTCCGTCCCGTGTCCCAAAGCGCTGCCCCCAACCTTTATCGGGCGGTTCCCAGCAACCTGCGTCACCCCAATGGTCACTGGTTTGCTCTGTCCAAGCGGGCCCGCGTGATCATGTACAACAAAGACTTGGTGAACCCCGCAGACCTCTCCACCTACGAAGCCTTGGCCGATAGCCGTTGGCGCGGCAAGATTTTGGTGCGGACTTCGAGCCATGTGTATAACCAATCCCTAGTTGGCGAGCTGGTGGGCGCATTGGGCGAACCCACCACGGAAACCTGGGTGCGCGGCCTGGTGGCGAACTTCGCTCGGCCCCCGGAAGGCAACGATACGGCTCAGATCAAGGCCTGTGCAGCGGGTCAAGGGTCGATCGCGATCGCCAACACCTATTACCTGCCCCGTTTGGTCAATTCCAAAGATGCCGCTGAGCGGGAGATTGCCGCCAAGGTGGGTGTGTTTTTCCCGAATCAACAGGGACGCGGCACTCACGTCAACATCAGCGGCGGCGGCGTGATTAAAACCGCCAAGAACCCGGAAGCAGCCGTGAAGTTCCTTGACTTTTTGGCAACCCAAAAGGCCCAAGAACTCTTTGCCCGCAGTGGCTATGAATATCCGGTGTTGTCCGGTGTGGCATTGGATCCCACCCTGTCTAGTTTTGGACAGTTCAAGTCTTCTAGCGCCAGTGCCAATGAGTTTGGGGGCAACAACGATCGCGCCCTCCGGCTGATGGATCGGGCCGGTTGGCGCTAG
- a CDS encoding elongation factor G, which translates to MKGDRTPRIRNIAIVGPYSSGKTTLLESILFLSGATTRKGSIKDNNTVGDSSPEARDRGMGLELNVASAAYKDVQFNWIDCPGSVELAAETYNALVGVDAAVVVCEPMIDRAIVLAPLFQFLDTWKIPHVLFINKMDRASSPIADILSVLRPVSSRPIVLHQYPIRQGNSPIGYIDLVSETAYHYHPDAEGDDPVPLPEHLRAEEQAARHEMLESLADHDDVLLEKLLEDIQPSEEEILVDLRLELGADQIVPVFVGMAEQHLGVRPLLDALLREAPDATVTATERGVDAIASDADSPIVQVLKTMYASQGGKLSIARVWNGAIEDGMSLNGVRIGGLYRLMGSQQKSLTRAEVGDIVALGRLDGVATGEVLALDRAIGRDELPKAELPPPVFAWAIVPENRSDEVKLTAALAKLTDEDPAVRWEQHGDTHEIILWGQGEIHLQIAIDRLRRKYNLPMAPHLPQVPYKETIRKPVSRIHGRYKHQTGGHGQFGDVYLDIQPQPRGAGYDFQQRIVGGVVPKQYIPGVESGVREALDRGPLGFPIVDVAVTLTDGSYHSVDSSEQAFKMAAHVAMKTGIPAAQPVLLEPIDLVEVAMPSEFTAKVMQLVTGRRGQLMGYGPKDGWAGWDTMQAYLPHAEMQSLILELRSLTLGVGTFSWQHDHLQEVPDKLADRVLAQTGKG; encoded by the coding sequence ATGAAAGGTGACCGTACCCCCCGCATCAGAAATATTGCCATTGTGGGTCCCTACTCCAGTGGCAAAACGACGCTTTTGGAAAGTATTTTGTTTTTGTCGGGCGCAACCACGCGCAAGGGCAGCATTAAAGATAACAATACGGTGGGTGACAGTTCCCCGGAAGCGCGCGATCGGGGCATGGGCCTGGAGCTAAATGTGGCCAGCGCCGCTTATAAGGATGTGCAATTTAATTGGATTGACTGCCCAGGTTCCGTGGAGTTGGCCGCAGAAACCTACAACGCTTTGGTCGGGGTTGATGCGGCCGTGGTGGTTTGCGAACCAATGATCGATCGCGCCATTGTGTTGGCTCCTTTGTTTCAGTTTTTGGACACCTGGAAAATTCCCCATGTGTTGTTCATTAACAAAATGGATCGGGCATCGAGTCCCATTGCCGATATTTTGTCGGTATTGCGGCCCGTTTCCAGCCGCCCGATCGTGCTGCACCAGTACCCGATTCGCCAAGGCAACAGCCCGATCGGCTACATCGATTTAGTCAGCGAAACGGCCTATCACTACCACCCCGACGCGGAAGGCGATGACCCCGTGCCGCTGCCCGAACATTTGCGGGCGGAAGAACAAGCGGCTCGCCACGAAATGCTGGAAAGCCTGGCCGATCATGACGATGTGCTGCTGGAAAAATTGCTGGAGGATATTCAACCCAGCGAAGAAGAAATTTTGGTGGATCTGAGGCTGGAGTTGGGAGCCGATCAGATCGTGCCGGTGTTTGTGGGCATGGCGGAACAGCACTTGGGTGTGCGACCGCTGTTGGATGCCCTGCTGCGGGAAGCCCCAGACGCAACGGTGACGGCCACCGAGCGCGGGGTGGACGCGATCGCCTCCGATGCCGATAGCCCGATCGTGCAGGTGCTGAAAACCATGTATGCCAGCCAAGGAGGCAAGCTATCGATCGCCCGGGTCTGGAATGGCGCGATCGAAGATGGCATGAGCCTCAATGGCGTTCGCATTGGTGGTCTCTATCGCCTGATGGGCAGCCAACAAAAATCCCTGACCCGGGCCGAAGTGGGCGACATTGTGGCCCTTGGGCGGTTGGACGGGGTGGCCACCGGAGAGGTGCTGGCGCTTGATCGGGCGATCGGGCGGGATGAGTTGCCCAAAGCGGAATTACCGCCGCCGGTTTTTGCTTGGGCGATCGTTCCCGAAAACCGCAGCGACGAAGTGAAGCTCACCGCCGCCCTGGCCAAACTCACGGACGAAGACCCCGCCGTCCGCTGGGAACAACATGGCGACACCCACGAAATCATCCTTTGGGGCCAAGGGGAAATTCACCTACAAATCGCCATCGATCGACTGCGACGCAAGTACAACCTGCCCATGGCTCCCCACCTGCCCCAAGTGCCTTACAAGGAAACCATTCGCAAACCCGTTTCCCGGATCCATGGGCGCTATAAGCACCAAACCGGCGGCCATGGTCAGTTTGGGGATGTGTATTTGGACATTCAGCCCCAACCACGCGGCGCAGGCTACGACTTCCAGCAAAGGATTGTGGGCGGTGTTGTGCCCAAGCAATATATCCCCGGTGTGGAATCAGGGGTGCGAGAAGCGCTCGATCGCGGGCCCCTGGGCTTCCCGATCGTCGATGTGGCCGTGACCCTCACCGATGGTTCCTACCACTCCGTTGACAGCTCCGAGCAAGCCTTCAAGATGGCGGCCCACGTGGCCATGAAAACGGGCATTCCGGCAGCCCAACCGGTGCTGCTGGAGCCGATCGACCTGGTGGAAGTTGCCATGCCCAGCGAGTTCACCGCCAAGGTCATGCAGCTAGTGACCGGGCGGCGCGGCCAACTGATGGGCTACGGGCCCAAGGACGGTTGGGCCGGCTGGGACACCATGCAGGCCTATCTGCCCCATGCGGAAATGCAGAGCCTGATTTTGGAATTGCGATCGCTCACCTTGGGCGTGGGAACGTTCTCTTGGCAGCATGACCACTTGCAGGAAGTGCCCGACAAACTCGCCGATCGGGTCTTGGCCCAAACCGGCAAAGGCTAG
- a CDS encoding TAXI family TRAP transporter solute-binding subunit: MVKLKQRGWGLVSLVIVGVIGVGGCGQSKNTVSISAGKAGVGYDLISEQLGRSTDRIVSLKLTDDKNSNGSRDNLDRLVQGRVDFALAQLDVSRDLLRSGQVETVAILGHEYLHLLVRADSPFKTLTDINGKRVAIGIQGSGTNFTTTQILTRSGLRVITSAPPLKEGLAKLKAGELDMVAYVGPLGSSSIIQNAITSDPPLRLLEIPPSITNHLAVRFPESYRSSVIPAGTYDPLRPEPPQDLPVLSTGIGLMARGDAPADQVGLMAWSILATARQYASFYPELADGDPAGLLQRGGVYMAPDATETYEKGDPRSAWLRFIEENQVVQEYLLVLGLSSAAGLLVTWLRSRRSRQLVKSSRQALTEIKEVHGNKTKAALAAAQDLAERYRLMFIDGNLSPETYEEIDRPVQLYLQSCQALIEQEDRQTLSETVNLLDDSEALLNMPLSVAVQRLQELEDRYSQMLLSGTIELMTYLQFRQWALAVLQAKSHEPETPAIS; encoded by the coding sequence ATGGTGAAGCTCAAACAACGGGGCTGGGGCTTGGTGTCGCTGGTGATTGTGGGGGTGATTGGGGTTGGCGGTTGCGGCCAGTCCAAAAACACGGTCTCGATTTCTGCGGGCAAGGCCGGTGTGGGCTATGACCTGATTAGCGAGCAATTGGGGCGATCGACCGATCGAATCGTGAGCCTGAAGCTGACCGACGACAAAAACTCCAATGGTTCCCGCGATAACCTCGATCGCCTGGTGCAAGGTCGGGTTGATTTTGCCCTCGCCCAACTCGACGTTTCCCGCGATCTGCTGCGCAGTGGCCAGGTGGAAACCGTCGCCATTTTGGGTCATGAATATCTGCATTTGTTGGTGCGGGCCGACTCTCCCTTCAAAACCCTGACCGACATCAACGGCAAACGGGTGGCGATCGGGATTCAGGGCAGCGGCACCAACTTCACCACTACCCAAATCTTGACCCGCAGCGGCTTGCGAGTGATCACCAGTGCGCCTCCCCTGAAGGAAGGTCTGGCCAAGTTGAAGGCCGGAGAGCTGGATATGGTGGCCTACGTGGGCCCCTTGGGATCCAGCAGCATCATTCAAAATGCCATTACCAGCGATCCGCCCCTGCGTTTGCTGGAAATTCCCCCCTCCATTACCAATCACCTGGCGGTGCGCTTCCCTGAGTCCTATCGCTCTTCGGTGATTCCCGCCGGAACCTATGACCCCCTGCGCCCCGAGCCGCCCCAGGATTTGCCGGTCTTGTCCACGGGAATTGGCTTGATGGCCCGAGGCGATGCCCCCGCCGACCAAGTGGGCCTAATGGCTTGGTCGATTTTGGCCACGGCGCGTCAATATGCCAGCTTTTATCCAGAATTGGCCGATGGTGATCCGGCTGGCCTGTTGCAACGGGGTGGGGTTTATATGGCTCCGGACGCGACAGAAACCTATGAAAAAGGGGATCCCCGATCGGCTTGGCTGCGGTTCATTGAAGAAAACCAGGTTGTTCAGGAATATTTGCTGGTTTTGGGCTTGAGCAGTGCAGCGGGGTTGTTGGTCACTTGGCTGCGATCGCGCCGATCGCGCCAGTTGGTGAAAAGCAGTCGCCAAGCCTTGACCGAAATTAAGGAAGTTCATGGCAACAAAACCAAGGCAGCCCTGGCGGCGGCCCAAGATTTGGCAGAGCGCTATCGGTTGATGTTCATTGACGGCAATCTGTCACCGGAAACCTACGAGGAGATCGATCGCCCCGTTCAGCTCTATCTCCAAAGTTGCCAGGCGCTGATTGAACAGGAAGACCGCCAAACCCTCAGCGAAACGGTGAACCTGCTGGACGATTCCGAAGCATTGCTGAATATGCCGCTATCGGTGGCGGTTCAGCGGTTGCAGGAATTGGAAGATCGCTACTCGCAAATGTTGCTCTCCGGCACGATCGAACTGATGACCTATCTGCAATTCCGGCAATGGGCGTTGGCGGTTTTGCAAGCCAAGTCCCATGAACCGGAAACCCCAGCCATATCCTAG
- a CDS encoding FAD-binding oxidoreductase, with the protein MRAIDPNDLNDPNAFNDLLDPSIDQLIARSIGQLARPAVMPESIEQLTEVMAACAAQRQPIAPFGSGSKLAWGDVPKGSVLPVGLGRLDRLVMHDEADLVATVEAGMKLRDLQAALAPSGQWLPIDPAFAETATLGGIVATADTGSLRQRYGGIRDLLLGLSIVRWDGQIAKAGGRVVKNVAGYDLMKLFTGSFGTLGLLATLTVRTYPIPEQCQTLLLWGDRPALAQAAQGLRNSTLTPIALDWIWGNPALPERAMSLALRFGSVAPSVAEQVRRSIALAEQLGLQSRVLSEPEEADFWQASRAASTAPTADRPITLKFGALPTAAPALLDRLASGPVSQGQIHASSGLGWASFGAIEGDWLRTSRWIRQLRAACEAEQGFLTLLQVPPELTHQFKQSDRWGDRGSALALMGKIKQQFDPHQLLNLGRFVV; encoded by the coding sequence ATGCGTGCGATCGATCCAAACGATCTGAATGATCCCAATGCTTTCAATGATTTATTAGATCCATCGATCGATCAGTTAATTGCTCGATCGATCGGCCAGTTGGCTCGCCCGGCGGTGATGCCCGAGTCGATCGAGCAGTTGACCGAGGTGATGGCGGCCTGTGCGGCCCAACGCCAGCCGATCGCCCCCTTCGGCAGCGGCAGCAAGTTGGCTTGGGGCGATGTTCCCAAGGGATCGGTGTTACCCGTGGGATTGGGCCGGCTCGATCGCCTGGTGATGCATGACGAGGCGGACTTGGTAGCCACCGTGGAAGCGGGCATGAAACTGCGGGATCTGCAAGCGGCCTTGGCTCCCTCGGGTCAGTGGCTGCCGATCGACCCGGCCTTTGCGGAAACGGCCACCCTGGGCGGCATTGTGGCCACGGCGGATACGGGTTCCCTGCGCCAACGCTACGGCGGCATTCGGGATTTGCTGTTGGGCCTGTCGATCGTTCGTTGGGATGGGCAAATCGCCAAAGCCGGCGGCCGCGTGGTCAAAAACGTAGCGGGCTATGACCTGATGAAGCTGTTTACCGGTTCCTTTGGCACGCTGGGCCTGCTGGCGACCCTGACCGTGCGGACTTACCCGATTCCCGAACAGTGCCAAACCCTGTTGCTGTGGGGCGATCGCCCGGCCCTGGCCCAGGCGGCCCAAGGCCTCCGCAATTCCACCCTCACCCCGATCGCCCTGGATTGGATTTGGGGCAACCCGGCCCTGCCGGAGCGGGCGATGAGCTTGGCGCTGCGGTTTGGCAGTGTGGCCCCCAGCGTGGCGGAACAGGTACGCCGCTCGATCGCCCTGGCCGAGCAGTTGGGCTTGCAATCCCGGGTGTTGAGCGAACCGGAGGAGGCGGACTTTTGGCAGGCCAGCCGCGCCGCCAGCACTGCCCCCACAGCCGATCGCCCGATCACGCTCAAGTTTGGTGCATTGCCCACGGCGGCCCCGGCCCTGCTCGATCGCCTGGCCAGCGGCCCGGTCAGCCAAGGGCAAATCCACGCCAGCAGCGGCCTCGGTTGGGCCAGCTTCGGGGCGATCGAGGGCGACTGGCTGCGGACTTCCCGTTGGATTCGGCAATTGCGGGCCGCCTGCGAAGCGGAACAGGGATTTTTGACGCTGCTGCAAGTGCCCCCTGAACTGACCCATCAGTTTAAGCAATCGGATCGCTGGGGCGATCGCGGTTCTGCCCTAGCCCTAATGGGGAAAATAAAACAGCAGTTCGATCCGCACCAGCTCCTGAATCTCGGCCGATTCGTGGTTTAG